In Mycoplasmopsis cynos, one DNA window encodes the following:
- a CDS encoding HAD hydrolase family protein: protein MIYFKEREYQNLELKDLDNFVFDLDGTLLNSEAKIITKNLEAILKLKALGKTFLLQQGDIFILLEHI, encoded by the coding sequence ATGATTTATTTTAAAGAAAGAGAATACCAAAATCTTGAATTAAAAGACTTAGATAATTTTGTCTTTGATTTAGATGGAACATTATTGAATTCTGAAGCAAAAATTATTACTAAAAATCTTGAAGCAATTTTGAAACTAAAAGCATTAGGAAAAACATTTTTATTGCAACAGGGAGACATTTTCATTCTGCTAGAACATATTTAG